From the Solanum stenotomum isolate F172 chromosome 4, ASM1918654v1, whole genome shotgun sequence genome, one window contains:
- the LOC125863245 gene encoding serine/threonine-protein kinase STY13-like, producing MQEVSIWCNLQHSNIAEFIGAIKKKNMSKIKIKCQKGAKVLGINGYCCIVVEYVGGGTLQSYLSKHTILKKKLPLDTTIQLALDVAKGLSYIHSNKIAHRDVKTENLLVDKTGRVKIIDFGISSKFYSMVGTSGTMGYMAPEVLSDSSYDHKCDVYSFAICLWEMYTCLDPYPEHISHSKISHQIYKDRRPEIPKCCPRALSDIMKKCWDVKPQNRPEMKEVVQMLVAIKTRRQQQ from the exons ATGCAAGAAGTTTCTATTTGGTGCAATCTTCAACACTCCAATATTGCTGAG TTCATTGGAGctataaagaagaagaatatgtcAAAGATTAAAATTAAATGTCAAAAAGGTGCAAAAGTACTAGGAATAAATGGATATTGTTGCATAGTTGTGGAATATGTTGGTGGAGGTACTCTTCAATCCTATCTTTCCAAACATAcaatattgaagaagaaattgcCTTTGGATACAACTATACAACTTGCATTGGATGTTGCTAAAGGGTTGAGTTACATTCATTCCAACAAGATTGCTCATAGAGATGTGAAGACTGAAAATTTACTAGTTGACAAAACTGGAAGAGTGAAGATAATTGATTTCGGAATCTCTAGTAAGTTTTATTCTATGGTTGGAACAAGTGGAACTATGGGTTATATGGCTCCTGAGGTTTTGAGTGATTCGTCATATGATCATAAATGTGATGTCTACAGCTTTGCAATTTGCTTGTGGGAAATGTATACTTGTTTAGATCCATACCCTGAACACATTTCTCATAGTAAAATCTCACATCAAATTTACAAG GATCGAAGGCCTGAGATACCAAAATGTTGTCCAAGAGCATTGTCAGATATAATGAAGAAATGTTGGGATGTAAAGCCACAAAATAGGCCAGAGATGAAGGAAGTGGTGCAAATGTTAGTAGCCATTAAGACAAGaagacaacaacaataa